The genomic stretch aagacagacttagataataatacacttcgTTACTTGAATATAccgctttctacaatcgacaggttttctaagcacaacatctccaaagaaacaagagttttaaatgatacactggaccagatggatttcacagatatttacagaacattacatccaaacacaattgaatacacattcttctcaagtgcacatggaactttctccagaatagaccacatactgggtcacaaatcaagtgttaactgataccaaaagattgggattgtcccctgcatattttcagaccataatgctttgaaactagaactaaatcacaagaagaagtttggaagaaattcaaacacgtgcaggttaaagaccatcctgctaaaagatgaaagggtcaaccaggaaattaaggaagaattaaaaagattcatagaaactaatgagaatgaagatacaaccattcaaaatctttgggatacagaaaaaacagtcctgagagggaaatacatcgcaatacaagcatccctcaaaaaattggaaaaaactcaaatacacaagctaaccttgcacctaaaggaactggagaaaaaacagcaaatagatcctacacccagcagaagaagagagttaataaagactcgagcagaactgaacaaaatcgagaccagaagaactgtggaacagatcaacaaaaccaggagttggttctttgaaagaattaatatatagataaaccattagccagccttattaaaagcaaaagagaaaagactcaaattaataaaatcacgaatgaaaaaggagagataaccaccaataccaaggaaatacaaacacttttaaaaacatattatgagcagctatatgcctataaattaggcaatctagaagaaatggacgcatttctggaaaactgcaaatgaccaaaactggaacaggaagaaatagaaaatctgtataggctgataaccagggaggaaattgaagcagtcatcaaaaacctcccaagacacaaaagtccagggccagatggattccCAGGGGAATTATATCAAATGTATAAAGAGCAAACAAGAGGCTCAGTTGGGCACAGGTGGAGTAGAGGGTGCTGGAACATGGTGCTGATTTGGGAGGTGGGCGAGGGAGAAGGGTGGAGGTCAGGACACTGGTGGCCCTGAACCCAGCCACCCGCAGGATGTGCTCCGAAGGACACCACTTTATGACTTCCACCTGGCTCATGGCGGGAAGATGGTGGCGTTTGCAGGCTGGAGTCTGCCTGTACAGTACCGGGACAGTCACGTTGATTCACACCTGCATATACTCTAGCACTGCTCATTCTGTGACATGTCCCACATGCTGCAGACCAAGATACTTGGTTGTGACCGGGTGAAGCTGATGGAGAGTCTAGTGGTTGAGATATTGCAGAGCTAAGTCCAAACCAGTGGACACTGTTGCTGTTTACCAATGAGGCTGGAGGCATCGAAGATGACTTGATTGTGACCAGCACCTCTGAGGGGCACCTGTACGTGTTGTCCAACGCTGGCTGCTGGGACAAGGACCTGGCCCTCATGCAGGGCAAAGTCAGGGAGCTTCAAAACATGGGCAATGATGTGAGCCTGGAGGTAGTGGATAATGCCTTGCTAGCCCTGCAAGGCCCCACTGCGGCCCAGGTGTTGCAGGCTGGCGTGGCAGATGACCTGAAGAAATTGCCCTTCATAACCAGTGCTGTGATGGAGGTGTTTGGTGTGTCCGGCTGAAGCGTGACCCGCTATGGCTACACAGGAGAGAATGGTGTGGGAATCTCGGTGCCAGCAGCAGCGGCAGTCCACCTGGCTGCAGCTCTACTGGAAAACCCAGAGGTGAAGCTGGCAGGGCTGGCAGCTCGGGACAGCCTGCGCCTAGAGGCAGGCCTCTGCCTGTATGAGAGTGACATCAATGAGCACACCACGCCTGTGGAAGGCAGCCTTAGTTGGACACTGGGGAAGCGCCACCAAGCTGCCATGGACTTCGCTGGAGCCTCAGTCATCATTGGCCAGCTGAAGGGCAAGGTGTGGCAGAGACATGTGGGGTTAACATGCgagggggcacctgtgtgggtACACAGCCCCATCCTGAATATGGAGGGCACCGTGATTGGTACAGTGACCAGTggctgcccctctcccttcctgaaGAAGAATGTGGCCATGGGTTATATGCCCTCTGAGTACAGTCGGCCAGGTACCCCACTACTGACAGAGGTATGGCAAAGCAGCAAATGGCTGTGGTCAGCAAGATGCCCTTTGTGACCACAAATTACTATACCCTCAAGTGAAAGTGGCTTGGGGCAGGGGTCCTCCCATCCAGGAACCTGGACCTGGACGGCATTCTATAAGGGttggtgaggaagctgaggctgaaTACACTGGGGGTAGGTAGCTAGGGTGGAGGTTAGTCCTGTTGCCCTGTAAGGGGGGCACATAACACCTAatctcaccccccaccctcatcctAGGCCTCTTCAATTTCAAgaccccatttctttctttttttataaatttattttttattggtgttcaatttgccaacatacagaataacacccagtgctcatcccatcaagtgcccacctcactgcccgtcacccagtcactgccacatcccacccaccccccttccaccacccctagtacgattcccagagttaggagtcttccctgttctgtctcccattctgatatttgccactaattttctctcctttccccttaattccctttcactattttttatgttccccaaatgaatgagaacatataatgtttgtccctctccgaatgacttatttcactcagcataataccctccagttccatccacatcgaagcaaatggtgggtatttgtcatttctaatggctgagtaatattccattgtatacataaaccacatcttctttatccattcatcttttgatggacaccgaggctccttccacagtttggctattgtggacattgctgctagaaacatcagggtgcaggtgtcccggtgtttctgtgcatctgtatctttggggcaaatccccaacagtgcaattgctgggtcgtagggcaggtctatatttaactctttgaggaacctccacacagttttccagagtggctgcaccagttcacattcccaccaaccgtgtaagaaggttcccctttctccacatcctctccaacatttgtggtttcctgccttgttaattttccccattctcactggtgtgaggtggtatctcattgtggttttgatttgtatttacctgatggccagtgatgcagagcattttctcatgtgtttgttggccatgtccatgtcttcctctgtgatatttctgttcatgtctttttcccttttcctgattggattgtttgtttttttttgctgttgagcttaataaattctttatagatcttggatactagccctttatctgatatgtcatttgcatatatcttctcccattctgtaggttgtcttttagttttgttgactgtatcctttgctgtgcaaaagcttcttatcatgatgaagtcccaatataactgccctatgacccagcaattgcactgctgggtatttaccccaaagatacagatgcagtgaaactccaggacaccagcaccccgatgtttatagcagcaatgtccacaagagccaaactgtggaatagcctcggtgtccatcaaaagatgaatggataaagaagatgtggtctatgtatacaatggaatattactcagccattagaaacgacaaatacccaccatttgcttcaacgtggatggtactggagggtattatgctgagtgaagtaagtcaatcgaaaaaggacaaacattatatgatctcattcatttggggaatataaataatagtgaaagggaatataagggaagggagaagaaatgggtaggaaatatcagaaagggagacagaacataaagactcctaactctgggaaacgaacttggggtggtggaaggggaggagggcaggcggtgggggtgaatgggtgacgggcactgaggtgggcacttgacgggatgagcactgggtgttattctgtatgttggcaaattgaacaccaataaaaaataaatttattattaaaaaacgagacaaaaaataaaaattaaaataaaaattaaaaaaaaaagatgtggtctatgtatacaatggaatattactcagccattagaaacaacaaatacccaccatttgctttggtgtggatggacctggagggtattatgctgagtgaaataagtcaattagagaaagacaaacattatatagtctcattcatttgggaatataaaaaatagtgaaagggaataaaggggaaaggagagaaaatgagtgggaaatatcagagagggagacagaacataagagactcctaactctgggaaacgaacaaggggtggtggaaagggaggtgggtgggtggtaggggtgactgggtgacgggcactgaggtgggcacttgatgggatgagcactgggtgttatgctctatgttggcaaattgaactccaataaaaaaaagaatatgagctTCTTGCAACTGTTTTGTTGTTTCAAATATATCCTTACACAcgtaaaatgacattttttatttcaagtattcTATGCAACAGATGTCTCCGTTACTGTGTCTATATTGAATCAAATCTGGTACCTTCACATTCTATATtattcatcttttgtttatttttatacactATAACAATGCACTATTTTCATTATTCACTATTTCAACATAGGTATTATCTTTATCTATTCAATATGGACTACTTCTTAAGTCTTGAATACAAATGCAGTTACAAAACTATTACTATTTCTAAATAATTGCTTGAAAAACCTAATAAAGAAGGCCACTTTATCTTATGAGGgtatttatttctaactttaatTGCCGAAAAGAGGAGTCCTCCTCTGTTATTTAGAGGTTACTACACTTGATCACCCTAAAACTAATGCTGTTTCTCACTGCTGCATGATATTGAAACTGAAACTTGGTTCCCTTATCATGTCTACTTATTTGCTAATCATGTCAGGATGATGCCCTACCATGAAGTGAGTCTATGATACTCATTTCATGCTTTACTTCTTCTAGTATCTTTTACAATATGGACCATCTAGTTCCTTTTACGAGGTCAGGGTGGTGTGTCCCGTGTGAGTACAGCTTAGGGGTCAATGCTCACAACTatattgaaatagaaattttttaagtgtttggatCTACTCGAACAGAGTACCACATTAATACCAGTTGTGTACAATTTTTGATGGGAAAAGAAATGGTGAGAGACAACCCATGAATCCTCTTTAGAAGGCATTGTGTGTTGGCAACATATATTTTCCCAGGACCCTTCTCAAGGCCCCCATGACCTCCTGATTCCTCAGGCTATAGATAAGGGGGTTCAGCGCTGGAGTGACAACCGTGTAGAAAAGAGAGATGATGTTGTCCTGCCTGGGGCTGTGGAGGGAACTGGGCAGGACATACATGAACGTGGCAGCTCCATAGAACATCCCAACCACTGtcaggtgggaggagcaggtgacTAGGGCTTTCTGCTTCCCCTCATTAGAGGGCATGTGAAGCACAGTACACAGGATTAGTGCATAGGAGGCAACAATGGCAGAAAGAGGCAGCAAAAGGAAAGTCACTCCTGTCACATACACCAAGAGTTCATATCGGGAGGTATCCGCACAGGCCAACTTCAGCAAAGGAGGGATCTCACAGAGCAGGTGCCTGATCTTCCGAACTTTACAGAAAGGGTAGTGCATGGTATACAAGGTATGGCCTAGAGCACTCAGAAATGCCAGGATCCAGGCCGTGGCCACCATGAGCCAGCAGACCGTTGGCCTCATGTAAACCATGTAGTTCAGAGGATGACATATGGCCACATATCTGTCATAGGCCATGAAGG from Vulpes vulpes isolate BD-2025 chromosome 11, VulVul3, whole genome shotgun sequence encodes the following:
- the LOC112910890 gene encoding olfactory receptor 2AG2-like translates to MEYWNSTLGSGFILMGILNDSGSPELLCATITVLYMLALTSNGLLLLVITVDSRLHVPMYFLLGQLSLMDLLFTSVVTPKALVDFLQSENTISFGGCALQMFLALTLGGAEDLLLAFMAYDRYVAICHPLNYMVYMRPTVCWLMVATAWILAFLSALGHTLYTMHYPFCKVRKIRHLLCEIPPLLKLACADTSRYELLVYVTGVTFLLLPLSAIVASYALILCTVLHMPSNEGKQKALVTCSSHLTVVGMFYGAATFMYVLPSSLHSPRQDNIISLFYTVVTPALNPLIYSLRNQEVMGALRRVLGKYMLPTHNAF